A single genomic interval of Oscillatoria salina IIICB1 harbors:
- a CDS encoding glycogen/starch/alpha-glucan phosphorylase, whose protein sequence is MSVETLKRAFADSLFYTQGKYESIATLKDYYLALAHMVRDRLIHRFLKTAETYARTNVKRVCYLSAEFLTGRHLENNLINLGIDESVRKIVEETGLKLEDLIEQEEDPGLGNGGLGRLAACFLDSMASLELPAVGYGIRYEFGIFHQAIKDGWQIEIPDKWLRYGNPWEIQRPEATVEVKYGGHTEIQHDDKGHPCVKWIPERTVTAMPYDTPIPGYNTNTVNALRLWKAEASDTEEFDFDAFNAGDYDGAVARKMGSETISKVLYPNDNTPQGRQLRLEQQFFFVSASLQDIIRNHLHTNPNVDNLHEKVAIQLNDTHPAVSIAEMMRLLIDEQNLDWDKAWRITQKTFAYTNHTLLPEALERWSVDLFGSLLPRHLEIIYEINHRFLENIRTWYPGDKKRLERLSIIEEYPEKSIRMAHLACIGSHAVNGVAALHTELLKKDTLRDFAQLWPEKFYNKTNGVTPRRWILQSNPKLAQLVTEKIGSNWVKHLDEFKRLEAFADDVEFRSRWQEIKLQNKQTLADYILHTMGIEVDVNSIFDVQVKRIHEYKRQLLNVLHIITLYNQIKQNPALEVVPRTFIFGGKAAPGYFMAKLNIKLINAVADVVNDDPDVHGRLKVIFLPNFNVSLGQKIYPAAELSEQISTAGKEASGTGNMKFAMNGSLTIGTLDGANIEIREQVGAENFFLFGLTAEEVGELKRQGYNPMDYYQNNSELKQVIDRIATGYFSHSDSELFKPLLDSLLYGDRFMLLADYQAYVDCQQQVSEAYKDRENWLRMSILNAARMGIFSSDRPIKEYADEIWQIEPLKVELGEYDQETAGLKVQKQ, encoded by the coding sequence ATGAGCGTGGAAACCCTCAAGCGAGCCTTTGCTGATAGTCTTTTCTATACCCAAGGCAAGTACGAATCCATAGCAACTCTCAAAGACTATTATCTAGCGCTCGCGCACATGGTACGCGATCGCTTGATTCACCGCTTTCTCAAAACGGCAGAAACATACGCAAGGACAAATGTCAAGAGAGTTTGTTACTTATCAGCAGAGTTTTTGACAGGTCGTCACTTAGAAAATAATCTGATTAATCTCGGTATTGATGAGTCTGTGCGTAAGATCGTCGAGGAAACTGGACTCAAGCTGGAAGATTTGATCGAACAAGAAGAAGACCCCGGTTTAGGAAATGGAGGTTTAGGAAGGCTAGCGGCTTGCTTCCTCGACTCAATGGCTAGTTTAGAACTACCTGCGGTTGGTTATGGCATTCGCTACGAATTTGGTATTTTCCACCAAGCGATCAAAGATGGCTGGCAGATAGAAATCCCCGATAAATGGCTGCGCTATGGCAATCCTTGGGAAATTCAGCGTCCGGAAGCCACAGTCGAGGTCAAATATGGGGGACATACCGAAATTCAACATGATGACAAAGGCCATCCCTGCGTCAAGTGGATTCCAGAGCGCACAGTGACAGCAATGCCTTATGATACGCCGATTCCGGGATATAACACCAACACTGTTAATGCCTTACGTTTGTGGAAAGCAGAAGCCAGCGATACTGAAGAATTTGACTTCGATGCTTTTAACGCTGGCGACTACGATGGTGCAGTCGCCCGGAAAATGGGTTCGGAAACCATTTCTAAGGTACTTTATCCGAACGATAATACTCCTCAAGGAAGACAATTACGTCTAGAACAGCAATTTTTCTTCGTTTCCGCATCATTACAGGATATTATCCGCAATCACTTGCACACTAATCCGAACGTAGATAACTTACATGAAAAAGTCGCCATTCAGCTCAACGATACTCACCCGGCGGTAAGTATTGCAGAAATGATGCGTTTGCTGATTGACGAACAAAATCTGGATTGGGATAAAGCTTGGAGAATTACGCAAAAAACCTTTGCTTATACTAACCATACTTTGCTGCCAGAAGCCTTAGAACGTTGGTCAGTAGATTTGTTTGGTTCTCTATTACCCCGACATTTAGAAATTATCTACGAAATTAACCATCGTTTCTTGGAAAATATCCGCACTTGGTATCCAGGGGATAAGAAGCGTTTAGAACGTTTGTCAATTATTGAGGAATATCCGGAGAAGTCAATCCGGATGGCGCACTTAGCTTGTATTGGTTCCCACGCAGTTAACGGCGTAGCAGCTTTACATACTGAACTGCTCAAAAAAGATACGCTCCGCGATTTTGCCCAATTGTGGCCCGAAAAGTTCTACAACAAAACTAATGGAGTCACTCCCCGACGCTGGATTTTACAAAGTAACCCCAAGCTAGCTCAACTGGTGACAGAAAAAATTGGCTCTAATTGGGTGAAGCACTTGGATGAATTTAAGCGTCTAGAAGCTTTTGCTGACGATGTTGAATTTCGCTCTCGCTGGCAGGAAATTAAGCTACAAAATAAGCAAACTTTGGCAGACTACATTCTCCATACGATGGGTATTGAAGTAGATGTCAATTCGATCTTTGATGTCCAAGTCAAGCGGATACACGAGTACAAGCGCCAGTTGTTAAACGTCCTGCATATCATCACGCTTTACAATCAGATTAAGCAAAATCCAGCGTTGGAAGTGGTTCCCCGAACGTTTATTTTTGGCGGTAAAGCAGCTCCAGGCTACTTCATGGCAAAATTAAATATCAAACTGATTAATGCTGTTGCTGATGTAGTTAATGACGATCCGGACGTGCATGGTCGTTTGAAAGTCATTTTCTTACCCAACTTTAACGTTTCTCTTGGTCAGAAAATTTACCCCGCCGCCGAACTTTCCGAGCAAATTTCCACTGCTGGTAAAGAAGCTTCGGGTACGGGTAACATGAAGTTTGCTATGAATGGCTCGTTGACGATTGGGACTCTTGACGGAGCGAATATCGAAATCCGCGAACAAGTAGGAGCAGAAAACTTCTTTCTCTTTGGTTTGACTGCCGAAGAAGTTGGGGAGTTGAAACGTCAGGGATATAACCCGATGGACTACTACCAAAATAACTCTGAACTCAAACAGGTTATCGATCGCATTGCTACAGGTTATTTCTCCCACAGTGATTCGGAATTGTTCAAACCATTGCTTGACTCGTTGCTATACGGCGATCGCTTTATGCTTTTGGCTGATTATCAAGCTTACGTTGACTGTCAACAACAAGTTAGTGAAGCTTATAAAGATCGGGAAAATTGGTTGCGAATGTCAATTCTCAATGCTGCACGCATGGGTATTTTCTCTTCCGATCGCCCAATTAAAGAGTATGCTGATGAAATCTGGCAGATTGAGCCTCTCAAAGTTGAACTTGGAGAATACGATCAAGAAACCGCAGGTTTGAAGGTGCAAAAACAATAA
- a CDS encoding DUF1815 family protein: MFLRLAQQHRQFVKDLVMNLQALATVLENRGYLASCYTCGSQMNSASFMVSLGDNHLIRFLVSDYGITWTEMRDDRELMKLEGAEAISQLQDLANLVKYHIEPSPSGREQSKASVRQMHVS; encoded by the coding sequence GTGTTTCTAAGACTCGCACAGCAGCACCGTCAATTTGTCAAGGATTTGGTAATGAATCTTCAAGCTCTAGCAACTGTCTTGGAGAATAGGGGCTATCTGGCTTCTTGCTATACCTGTGGCAGCCAAATGAATAGTGCATCGTTCATGGTTAGTTTAGGCGATAATCATTTAATTCGCTTTTTAGTGTCAGATTATGGTATTACCTGGACTGAAATGCGCGATGACCGAGAATTGATGAAATTGGAAGGGGCTGAAGCAATTAGTCAACTTCAGGATTTAGCGAACCTAGTTAAGTATCATATAGAACCTTCGCCATCAGGTCGAGAACAATCCAAAGCAAGTGTCAGGCAAATGCACGTCTCTTAA